From Ignavibacteriales bacterium, one genomic window encodes:
- the rmuC gene encoding DNA recombination protein RmuC: MIEVLSIITLIISLVSLIIIYILLKKITGTNLSELQTTFKLALEENSTKQERLIKDEFSRNREETNNAAKQTREELSGSFKLLNDSFFNRMIEVSNLQKSQLETFRETMNTLSRTIEDKMELFRDGMEKKLQNFQNEFSLSSKHSREELSGTLKSITDSLLKQLSETSQLQKNELKLFSEQLNKLTQTNEVKLDQLRDKVEERLINLQDSNTKKLDEMRATVDEKLQSTLEKRLGESFKLVSDRLEQVHKGLGEMQTLAIGVGDLKKVLSGVKTRGILGEYQLENILEQILSPEQYSKNVITKIGSKENVEFAIKLPGREKTEQTVWLPIDSKFPQEKYQYLLDAYESGNTERIDLANKELEKTIKLSAKDIRDKYLDPPNTTDFGIMFLPFEGLYAEIAKRPGMLEILQREYKITVAGPSNLSAFLNSLQMGFRTLAIEKRTSEVWSLLGAVKTEFGKFGDVLDKTQKKLQEATNTIDEASKRTRSIERRLRDVQVLPVAGQPALLDESNLQDTPE, encoded by the coding sequence ATGATTGAAGTTCTTTCCATCATTACATTAATAATTAGTTTAGTCAGTCTCATCATCATTTATATTTTGCTGAAGAAAATTACTGGCACTAATTTATCAGAATTACAAACAACTTTTAAACTTGCATTGGAAGAAAACTCCACCAAGCAAGAGCGACTAATTAAAGATGAATTTTCGCGAAACCGTGAGGAAACAAACAACGCTGCAAAACAAACCCGCGAGGAACTAAGTGGTTCATTCAAACTTTTAAACGATTCTTTCTTTAACAGGATGATAGAGGTTTCCAATCTTCAAAAATCGCAGCTTGAAACGTTTAGAGAAACCATGAACACACTTTCCAGAACGATTGAAGATAAAATGGAATTGTTCCGTGATGGAATGGAGAAAAAACTTCAAAACTTTCAAAATGAATTTTCACTTTCATCAAAACATAGCCGCGAAGAATTATCCGGCACACTAAAATCAATTACTGATTCTTTACTGAAACAACTTTCTGAAACATCGCAACTTCAAAAGAACGAATTGAAATTATTCTCTGAACAGCTAAATAAATTAACGCAAACGAATGAAGTTAAGCTGGATCAGTTGAGAGATAAAGTTGAAGAACGACTTATAAATCTTCAGGACAGCAATACAAAGAAACTTGATGAAATGAGAGCAACTGTGGATGAAAAATTACAATCAACTTTGGAAAAACGACTTGGTGAATCATTTAAACTTGTTAGTGACAGACTTGAACAAGTTCACAAAGGACTTGGTGAAATGCAAACCCTGGCAATTGGTGTTGGTGATTTGAAAAAAGTTTTGTCCGGTGTAAAGACAAGAGGAATACTGGGTGAATATCAATTGGAAAATATATTAGAACAGATTTTATCCCCTGAACAATACTCTAAAAATGTAATAACAAAAATCGGAAGCAAGGAAAATGTTGAGTTTGCTATTAAATTACCCGGAAGAGAAAAAACTGAACAGACTGTTTGGCTACCAATAGATTCAAAATTTCCACAAGAAAAATATCAGTACTTATTAGACGCTTATGAAAGCGGTAACACAGAAAGAATTGATTTGGCAAATAAAGAACTTGAAAAAACTATTAAGTTATCGGCAAAAGATATTAGAGATAAATATTTAGATCCGCCAAACACTACAGATTTTGGAATTATGTTCCTTCCGTTTGAAGGACTTTATGCAGAAATTGCAAAGCGACCCGGAATGCTTGAAATTCTTCAACGGGAATATAAAATAACTGTAGCTGGACCATCTAATCTTTCTGCGTTTCTAAATAGTTTGCAGATGGGATTTAGAACGCTTGCAATAGAAAAAAGAACAAGTGAGGTTTGGAGCCTGCTGGGTGCTGTTAAGACAGAGTTTGGCAAGTTTGGTGATGTTCTTGATAAAACTCAAAAGAAATTACAGGAAGCAACCAATACAATTGATGAAGCAAGCAAAAGAACTAGATCGATTGAAAGAAGATTAAGAGACGTTCAAGTATTACCGGTTGCAGGGCAGCCAGCATTACTTGATGAATCAAATTTGCAGGATACACCGGAATAG
- the kdsA gene encoding 3-deoxy-8-phosphooctulonate synthase — protein sequence MQLKNINIGNQLPFVLIAGPCVIESESLILSTAEEIKKITSELGIPFIFKSSYKKANRTSINSFVGIGDDEALRILEKVKNEFDLPVLTDIHTEMETQKAAQVVDVLQIPAFLSRQTDLLIAAGKTGKAVNIKKGQFLAPEDMKHAVEKILSTGNKNILLTERGTTFGYHNLVVDMRSLIIMRRFGFPVVMDATHSVQIPSKGEESGGEPEYIPALARAAVAVGIDALFMEVHPEPSKALSDAASQYPLSKLKKLLVELLSIDRIVKTNS from the coding sequence ATGCAATTAAAGAATATAAATATTGGCAACCAGCTTCCTTTCGTTTTAATTGCTGGACCGTGCGTTATTGAATCCGAATCTCTCATACTTTCAACTGCTGAAGAGATTAAAAAAATAACAAGTGAACTTGGTATTCCGTTTATTTTTAAATCCAGTTACAAGAAAGCAAATAGAACAAGTATTAATTCATTTGTTGGAATTGGTGATGATGAAGCTTTGAGGATTTTGGAAAAGGTGAAGAATGAATTTGATCTTCCTGTTTTAACGGATATTCATACAGAAATGGAAACGCAAAAGGCAGCACAGGTTGTAGACGTGCTTCAAATTCCGGCTTTCCTATCCAGGCAAACGGATTTGCTGATTGCTGCAGGTAAAACCGGTAAAGCAGTAAACATCAAAAAAGGGCAATTCCTTGCACCTGAGGATATGAAACATGCTGTCGAAAAAATATTGTCTACCGGAAATAAAAATATTCTTTTAACAGAAAGAGGAACAACATTCGGTTATCATAATTTAGTTGTTGATATGCGTTCACTGATAATTATGCGCCGGTTTGGTTTTCCTGTTGTAATGGATGCAACTCATTCTGTGCAAATTCCAAGTAAGGGAGAGGAATCTGGTGGAGAACCAGAATATATTCCTGCACTGGCAAGAGCCGCAGTTGCAGTCGGAATTGACGCTCTGTTTATGGAAGTACATCCAGAACCTTCCAAGGCTTTAAGCGATGCTGCCAGTCAATATCCTTTAAGCAAATTGAAGAAATTGCTTGTTGAACTTCTGAGTATTGACAGAATTGTGAAAACAAATTCCTGA
- a CDS encoding histidine kinase, which produces MNNPLLKLKNFIYYLIFWTTVSIVQFILLAEALAFPWGYAALDSLISNVSFMLLGVSLWYMVKYINIQENTFIKVLLQNSVGIILSALIAVGITDFIFRNILLSDDQTMKFLYSTFYWRLLLGVLYFTLIVSINYLIIFYYNLRDKIEREVELNTLVKEAELRTLKYQLNPHFIFNSLNSISSLTITNPDRAREMIIKLSGFLRSTLSENEKQTNELGEELKNIKLYLDIEKIRFGDKFELIEDYTPECLKVKVPNMIFQPLFENAIKYGVYESLEKIFIKVKCSRENNYLKFTVENNFDEEIRIKKGKGIGLQNIKNRLSLIYNQDNLLSVEKKKDLFTVNVFIPIA; this is translated from the coding sequence ATGAATAATCCTCTTTTAAAACTTAAGAATTTCATTTATTATTTAATTTTCTGGACAACTGTTTCAATTGTTCAATTCATTCTTCTTGCTGAGGCGCTGGCTTTTCCGTGGGGTTACGCTGCACTTGATAGTTTAATTTCCAATGTAAGTTTTATGTTATTAGGAGTAAGCTTATGGTATATGGTAAAGTATATCAACATTCAGGAAAATACATTTATAAAAGTTTTACTTCAGAATAGTGTTGGAATAATATTAAGTGCTTTAATTGCTGTTGGAATAACTGATTTCATCTTTCGTAATATTCTATTATCAGATGATCAGACAATGAAATTTCTGTATAGTACTTTTTATTGGCGATTACTGCTTGGTGTACTTTATTTCACTTTGATTGTATCAATAAACTACTTGATAATTTTTTATTATAATTTAAGAGATAAAATTGAAAGAGAAGTTGAGCTTAATACTCTAGTAAAGGAGGCTGAACTCCGCACATTAAAGTACCAGTTAAATCCGCATTTCATTTTTAATAGTCTTAATTCGATTAGCTCATTAACGATTACTAATCCAGACAGAGCAAGGGAAATGATTATTAAGTTGTCTGGATTTCTTCGATCAACTTTATCAGAAAATGAAAAGCAAACCAATGAACTTGGAGAGGAGCTTAAGAATATAAAATTGTATCTCGATATTGAAAAAATCAGATTCGGTGATAAATTTGAATTGATTGAAGATTATACACCTGAATGCTTAAAAGTAAAAGTACCAAACATGATATTCCAACCATTGTTTGAGAATGCCATCAAGTATGGTGTGTATGAAAGTCTTGAAAAAATATTTATCAAAGTAAAATGTTCGCGGGAAAATAATTATCTGAAGTTTACAGTTGAAAATAATTTTGATGAGGAAATAAGAATTAAAAAAGGGAAAGGAATCGGTTTGCAGAACATTAAGAACAGGTTAAGTTTAATTTATAACCAGGATAATCTGCTTTCGGTTGAAAAGAAAAAAGATTTATTCACTGTTAATGTATTTATTCCTATAGCTTGA
- the lptC gene encoding LPS export ABC transporter periplasmic protein LptC, protein MNRRIGESNICGMNDWVIERTGKTKFLFKILNSKIVKTITSHLAAICLFFAILISGCAEEKVKPPIDPSLSEKILPSQEGWNSKVNFTDEGKLKAILYYQHMRMYNEKSETLLDKIKIDFYNENEIKTTTLTSLKGRVDDITKNMWAIDSVVAKNDSGVTLTTQELMWRQKDKKIVSDKFVTIISPKEKIQGYGFESDQNLKNYIIFKITYITTIDNTKQKTN, encoded by the coding sequence GTGAATCGCAGAATCGGTGAATCTAATATTTGTGGAATGAATGATTGGGTAATTGAGAGAACTGGGAAAACAAAATTCCTTTTCAAAATCTTAAATTCTAAAATTGTAAAAACGATAACATCTCATCTTGCAGCTATTTGTTTATTCTTTGCTATTCTTATTTCAGGTTGCGCGGAAGAAAAAGTTAAACCTCCAATCGATCCTTCATTGAGCGAAAAAATACTTCCCTCCCAGGAAGGTTGGAATTCCAAAGTGAATTTTACAGACGAAGGGAAGCTGAAGGCAATTCTTTATTACCAGCATATGCGTATGTATAATGAGAAAAGTGAGACTCTGCTAGATAAAATTAAAATCGATTTTTATAATGAGAATGAAATTAAAACAACTACGCTTACATCTTTAAAGGGAAGAGTGGATGACATCACCAAAAATATGTGGGCAATAGACAGTGTTGTAGCCAAAAATGATAGCGGAGTTACTTTAACAACTCAAGAATTAATGTGGCGGCAAAAGGATAAAAAAATTGTCTCGGATAAATTTGTTACAATAATTTCACCTAAAGAAAAGATTCAAGGATATGGTTTTGAATCTGACCAAAATTTAAAGAACTATATTATCTTTAAAATCACTTACATTACAACCATTGATAATACAAAACAAAAGACCAATTGA
- a CDS encoding DUF5668 domain-containing protein, translating into MVERKNRIGGRAIIGGIFLLMGVLFLLSNFEMIDFNIPHILFSWQVILIIIGAIIIINSNDVAGYILVAIGVIFLLSKYYFFNAWELWPIALIILGIYILLNVKRKPKNYHSNHFENSRSKGTEINEDILDEMAVFGGGKRYINSKNFQGGKITAIMGGAEIDLSDSQLAPGENVIDILAIMGGVSFYVPRDWKVILKITPLFGGFNDERRRDRNAVYPDDKVLIIKGVVIFGGGEIKEA; encoded by the coding sequence ATGGTAGAACGTAAAAATAGAATCGGCGGTAGAGCTATTATTGGAGGAATTTTTCTACTTATGGGTGTATTATTCCTTCTATCCAACTTCGAAATGATAGATTTCAACATACCTCACATTCTTTTTTCGTGGCAAGTAATTTTAATAATAATCGGCGCCATTATAATAATTAATTCTAATGATGTAGCCGGGTATATTCTTGTTGCTATTGGTGTCATTTTTCTTTTATCGAAGTATTATTTTTTCAATGCATGGGAATTGTGGCCCATTGCATTAATAATCCTTGGTATTTATATACTCTTAAATGTTAAACGAAAACCAAAAAATTATCATTCAAATCATTTCGAAAATTCGAGGTCTAAAGGCACCGAGATTAATGAAGATATCCTTGATGAAATGGCTGTATTCGGTGGTGGAAAACGATATATAAATTCAAAGAATTTTCAGGGTGGAAAAATAACTGCTATTATGGGTGGAGCCGAGATAGATCTTTCTGATTCCCAGTTAGCTCCTGGTGAAAATGTAATTGATATACTTGCGATTATGGGTGGGGTATCTTTCTACGTTCCAAGAGATTGGAAAGTAATTCTAAAGATCACTCCACTATTTGGTGGCTTTAATGATGAAAGAAGAAGAGATAGAAATGCAGTTTACCCAGATGATAAAGTTTTAATTATTAAAGGGGTAGTTATCTTTGGGGGTGGCGAAATAAAAGAAGCATAA
- a CDS encoding LytTR family transcriptional regulator DNA-binding domain-containing protein — MEKKIKAILIDDEDLAREIVKKYVQSFPAIEILTECSNGFEGIKAITDLKPDIVFLDIQMPKITGFEMLELLEEKPIIIFTTAYDQYALKAFEVNAIDYLLKPFSEERFGEAVDKAIARLKNKNEYVAEVKKLQTHLDDREEFLERVIVKSGAKISIIPIDKLNYLEAQDDYVMLYTEEGKFLKQKTMRYFEDHLDPADFIRIHRSYTVRLTKVKQIELFEKESYKVILTDGKSLPVSKSGYAKLKEFFN, encoded by the coding sequence ATGGAAAAAAAGATTAAAGCAATTTTAATTGATGATGAAGATTTAGCCAGGGAAATTGTTAAAAAATATGTTCAATCGTTTCCAGCAATAGAAATTTTAACTGAATGCAGCAATGGTTTTGAAGGAATTAAAGCAATAACTGATTTGAAACCGGACATTGTATTTCTCGATATTCAAATGCCAAAGATTACCGGGTTTGAAATGCTTGAGCTATTGGAAGAAAAGCCAATAATTATATTTACAACTGCATACGATCAATATGCATTGAAAGCTTTTGAGGTTAACGCGATTGATTATCTACTAAAACCATTTTCTGAAGAAAGATTTGGTGAAGCGGTTGATAAAGCAATAGCCAGATTGAAAAATAAAAATGAATATGTTGCTGAAGTAAAAAAGCTGCAAACTCACCTGGATGATCGGGAAGAATTTCTGGAAAGAGTAATTGTTAAAAGCGGGGCTAAGATTTCAATCATCCCGATAGATAAGCTTAATTATTTAGAAGCCCAAGATGATTATGTTATGCTCTACACCGAGGAAGGTAAATTCCTAAAGCAAAAAACTATGAGATATTTTGAAGATCATCTTGATCCTGCCGACTTTATTCGGATACACCGATCCTACACCGTTAGGCTTACTAAAGTTAAACAAATCGAATTGTTCGAGAAGGAATCATACAAAGTTATTTTAACAGATGGAAAATCTTTGCCTGTTAGCAAGAGTGGTTATGCAAAGCTGAAAGAGTTTTTTAATTAA
- a CDS encoding KpsF/GutQ family sugar-phosphate isomerase, whose amino-acid sequence MSIDQIIQKAKEVIRIEANAVAVLEERIDEEFIKAVKVIADSKGRVVLTGMGKSGLIARKIVATLNSTGTAAIYLHPTDALHGDLGMVRTEDVVILISKSGDTEEIIKLIPMLKRLNLVLIGMVGRKDSKVGKECDIVLNISVKEEACPYDLAPTASSTVTLVLGDALAIALLEYKGFTMEDFALLHPGGSLGKRLSLKISEIMIEGEAVPIVKKSASLKDAILEITYKRLGVTAVVDDSNSLVGIITDGDLRRLLEKTLEIKNLKAEDVMTINPKTIKQEYLASFALQYMENFKITSLIVADEFNKPVGIVHLHDLVKLGLQTR is encoded by the coding sequence TTGTCTATCGATCAAATTATACAAAAAGCAAAAGAAGTAATACGCATTGAAGCAAACGCAGTTGCTGTTCTGGAAGAAAGAATTGATGAAGAATTTATTAAAGCAGTAAAAGTAATTGCTGATTCCAAAGGTAGAGTTGTTTTAACCGGGATGGGTAAATCGGGACTAATTGCAAGAAAAATTGTTGCTACATTAAACTCAACCGGTACAGCGGCAATTTACCTTCATCCCACAGATGCGCTGCACGGAGATCTTGGAATGGTAAGAACTGAAGATGTAGTAATATTAATTTCCAAGAGTGGTGATACAGAAGAAATTATTAAATTGATTCCGATGCTTAAGAGATTAAATCTTGTGTTAATTGGAATGGTTGGTAGAAAAGATTCTAAAGTTGGAAAAGAATGTGATATTGTTCTTAACATCAGTGTAAAGGAAGAAGCCTGTCCATACGATCTCGCTCCAACAGCATCAAGTACAGTAACTTTGGTATTAGGTGATGCGCTTGCCATAGCTCTTCTTGAATACAAAGGATTTACCATGGAGGACTTTGCTCTTTTACATCCTGGTGGAAGCTTGGGTAAAAGACTTTCACTTAAAATTTCTGAAATAATGATTGAAGGTGAAGCAGTTCCTATTGTTAAAAAATCAGCTTCTTTAAAAGATGCTATCCTTGAAATAACGTATAAACGGCTTGGAGTTACTGCCGTGGTTGATGATTCCAATTCTTTAGTTGGAATAATTACCGATGGCGATTTGCGTAGATTGCTTGAAAAAACTCTGGAAATAAAAAATCTAAAAGCTGAAGATGTTATGACCATAAATCCTAAAACCATTAAGCAGGAATACCTGGCATCCTTTGCTTTGCAGTACATGGAAAATTTTAAAATTACATCATTGATTGTGGCTGATGAATTTAATAAACCTGTTGGTATTGTTCACCTTCATGATCTTGTTAAACTTGGATTGCAGACTAGGTAA
- a CDS encoding T9SS type A sorting domain-containing protein — MKFEIKNFICFLLIIFLLLSISYAEEPKTKKLFKTTANDDYNFISINQILMWVSNNGSGSHNPNTDGPGFYWRRGEDSTHTAIFQDGLVFGGIVNNEIYFNGNTHRIGLQAGKILNEGQPDNPNLEKYRVYKLTRGWEGLPPGNLKNSYKKNYDEWPVEDGAPWIDIDLDGKFTRGIDKPEILGDEILWYVSNDLDTNRVSLTYGSYPIGLEIQTTVYGFNLTNVLGRTVFKKYKVINKSKNTIDSMYLGYWSDPDIGNGLDDYVGCDTILNLAFCYNADNNDEGNYGKNPPAVGYLLLKGPLVKENGIAKIIDDEKWTNKNHEMTSFLLFVPYDFDPIESFDGKQQFYNYLKGLNRSGGPFINPVDSLPTKFVLSGDPVNQIGWYEGKGWITGLNPGDRRILMSTGPFNLAPGDTQEITIAIIIARGNDNINSITELKQDAGLVQYFFTNSPELPICKGPLPLPEYFYLSQNYPNPFNPVTTIKYSLPIQKQVSIKVFDVLGREVKTLIDDLKLPGNYEVIFNATGLSSGIYFYRIDAGEFSKTKKMLVLK; from the coding sequence TTGAAATTTGAAATAAAAAATTTTATCTGTTTTCTCTTAATAATTTTTCTTTTACTAAGTATCTCTTATGCTGAAGAACCAAAAACAAAAAAGCTTTTTAAGACAACAGCAAACGATGATTATAATTTCATTTCTATAAACCAAATACTAATGTGGGTTTCTAATAATGGAAGCGGTTCACATAATCCAAATACTGATGGACCTGGTTTCTATTGGCGGAGAGGAGAAGATTCTACTCATACAGCAATTTTCCAGGATGGATTAGTTTTTGGAGGAATAGTAAATAATGAAATTTATTTTAATGGAAATACACATCGTATAGGTTTACAGGCAGGAAAAATTCTGAATGAAGGACAACCGGATAATCCTAATTTGGAAAAATACAGGGTTTACAAACTAACACGTGGTTGGGAAGGTTTACCACCAGGTAATCTTAAAAATTCTTATAAAAAAAATTACGATGAATGGCCAGTTGAAGACGGAGCACCCTGGATTGATATTGATCTTGATGGAAAATTTACGAGAGGAATTGATAAACCAGAAATTCTTGGCGATGAAATACTCTGGTATGTTTCAAACGACCTTGATACAAATAGAGTTTCATTAACTTATGGTTCATATCCAATCGGTCTCGAAATTCAGACCACGGTTTATGGATTCAATCTTACTAATGTTTTAGGCAGAACTGTTTTCAAAAAATATAAAGTGATAAATAAAAGTAAAAACACTATTGACTCTATGTATTTAGGTTATTGGTCAGATCCGGATATTGGCAATGGTTTAGATGACTATGTGGGATGTGATACGATTCTAAATTTAGCTTTTTGCTATAATGCTGATAACAATGATGAAGGAAATTACGGTAAAAATCCTCCTGCCGTTGGATACCTGTTGTTAAAAGGACCTTTAGTTAAAGAAAATGGAATTGCCAAGATTATTGATGATGAAAAATGGACAAATAAAAATCATGAGATGACGAGTTTTTTACTATTTGTTCCTTATGATTTCGACCCAATAGAATCATTCGATGGGAAACAACAATTTTATAATTATTTGAAAGGTTTAAATAGAAGCGGTGGACCATTTATTAATCCAGTTGATTCTTTACCAACAAAATTTGTTTTATCTGGTGATCCTGTCAATCAGATTGGCTGGTACGAAGGTAAAGGTTGGATAACTGGATTAAATCCTGGCGATAGAAGAATACTTATGTCAACGGGTCCATTCAACTTAGCTCCAGGCGATACACAGGAGATTACGATTGCAATAATAATAGCCCGAGGAAATGATAACATAAACAGCATTACTGAATTAAAGCAGGATGCTGGTCTAGTTCAATACTTCTTTACAAATAGTCCTGAGTTGCCAATTTGCAAAGGACCTTTACCATTACCGGAATACTTTTACCTAAGTCAAAATTATCCCAATCCTTTTAACCCGGTGACGACAATAAAATATTCCTTGCCTATACAAAAACAAGTTAGCATTAAGGTATTTGATGTTTTAGGAAGGGAAGTAAAAACATTGATAGATGATTTGAAATTGCCAGGTAATTATGAGGTTATTTTTAATGCTACCGGACTTTCAAGTGGCATTTATTTCTACAGAATTGATGCAGGTGAATTTAGTAAAACAAAGAAAATGCTGGTTCTAAAATAA
- the ruvB gene encoding Holliday junction branch migration DNA helicase RuvB has translation MRKSENTNTNLTTEEKQFELTLRPSKFEDFIGQQKITDNLKVFISAARKRDEGLDHVLLTGPPGLGKTTLAYIIANEMGSRIKITSGPVLEKPGDLAGLLTNLEEKSVLFIDEIHRLSPVVEEYLYSAMEDYKLDIMIDSGPNARSVQIKLPQYTLIGATTRAGLLTAPLRDRFGIKSRLDYYDSELLSRIVKRSSAILNLKIDENAAFELAKRSRGTPRIANRLLRRTRDFADVENKKMIDLAIVKKALAALDVDEYGLDEMDKDIILAIIEKFRGGPVGLSTLAVAVNEDPGTIEEVYEPFLIQQGFIQRTPRGREATELAYIRFGMSKHKSTETKSLFD, from the coding sequence ATGCGAAAATCAGAAAACACCAACACTAATTTAACTACTGAAGAAAAACAATTTGAACTGACTTTGCGTCCTTCCAAATTTGAAGACTTTATTGGACAACAAAAAATAACTGATAACCTAAAAGTATTTATTTCAGCCGCAAGAAAGAGAGATGAAGGACTTGATCATGTATTGCTTACAGGTCCACCTGGATTAGGAAAAACAACTCTTGCCTACATCATTGCAAACGAAATGGGTTCAAGAATTAAAATAACATCCGGACCTGTTTTAGAAAAACCTGGAGATTTAGCCGGACTGCTTACAAATCTGGAAGAAAAATCTGTTTTATTCATTGATGAAATTCATCGGTTAAGTCCTGTAGTTGAAGAGTATCTTTATTCCGCGATGGAAGATTACAAACTGGACATTATGATCGACAGCGGTCCTAACGCCCGTTCTGTACAAATTAAATTACCACAATACACTTTAATTGGAGCAACAACCCGTGCTGGTTTATTAACAGCTCCATTGCGCGATAGATTTGGAATTAAATCCCGGTTAGATTATTATGATTCGGAATTGTTAAGCAGAATTGTTAAACGTTCTTCTGCAATTCTAAATCTAAAAATAGATGAAAATGCTGCTTTCGAGCTGGCAAAACGTTCAAGAGGAACGCCGAGAATAGCAAATCGGCTTCTTAGAAGAACCCGTGATTTTGCTGATGTTGAAAATAAAAAAATGATTGATCTTGCAATCGTTAAAAAAGCTTTAGCTGCTCTTGATGTTGATGAATATGGTCTTGATGAAATGGATAAAGATATAATTCTTGCAATCATTGAAAAGTTTAGAGGTGGACCCGTAGGATTAAGTACTCTTGCCGTTGCCGTTAATGAAGACCCTGGAACAATTGAAGAAGTTTATGAACCATTTTTAATTCAGCAGGGATTTATTCAGCGTACACCTCGCGGTAGGGAAGCAACCGAATTGGCGTATATAAGGTTTGGAATGAGTAAACATAAATCAACTGAAACAAAAAGTCTGTTCGATTAA
- the lptB gene encoding LPS export ABC transporter ATP-binding protein, translating to MENSTLRSEDLIKIYKKRKVVNKVSVQVSKGEIVGLLGPNGAGKTTTFYMIVGMIKPNDGKVFMDNKELTKLPMYKRARMGIGYLPQEASVFRRLSVEDNLMAVLQMTKLSIKERKERCEKLLEDLTIANIRKSIGYQLSGGERRRTEIARALATNPDFILLDEPFAGIDPIAVEDIMNIVANLKNRGIGILITDHNVHETLSIVDRAYILINGLIFKQGTANVLAEDADVRKLYLGEKFKLDRY from the coding sequence ATGGAAAATTCGACTTTACGAAGCGAAGATTTAATTAAGATTTACAAAAAACGAAAAGTTGTAAATAAAGTTTCCGTTCAAGTATCTAAAGGAGAAATTGTTGGATTACTTGGTCCAAATGGCGCTGGTAAAACTACCACCTTTTATATGATTGTTGGAATGATAAAACCAAATGATGGTAAAGTTTTTATGGATAATAAAGAACTTACCAAGCTGCCCATGTACAAGCGGGCGAGGATGGGAATTGGTTACCTGCCACAGGAAGCATCAGTTTTTAGAAGATTGAGCGTTGAAGACAATTTAATGGCTGTGCTTCAAATGACAAAACTTTCTATTAAAGAAAGAAAAGAAAGATGTGAAAAACTTTTGGAAGATTTAACTATTGCTAATATCCGGAAAAGTATAGGCTACCAGCTAAGCGGGGGCGAAAGAAGAAGAACCGAAATTGCGCGTGCTCTTGCAACCAATCCAGATTTTATTTTGCTTGATGAACCATTTGCCGGCATCGATCCAATTGCTGTTGAAGATATTATGAACATTGTTGCAAACCTGAAAAATAGAGGAATAGGAATTTTAATTACAGATCATAATGTTCACGAAACACTTAGCATAGTCGATCGAGCATATATTCTTATAAACGGATTAATATTTAAGCAGGGAACAGCTAACGTTCTTGCCGAGGATGCCGATGTTAGAAAGCTTTATCTTGGCGAAAAGTTTAAGCTGGATAGGTATTAG